A segment of the Capnocytophaga sp. ARDL2 genome:
CAGATTATTTTGGGGAATTTGCAAAAGAGGAATTAACTGGCAGTGAAAATTGGGGAATTTTAGCTGCTGCATTGGGGAATTCCGAAAATAAAAGTAAATTCCACAATCTCTTTTGGAAATCATTTATAAAAGATGAAAATGGAAATAGCATAGTTGATAAAGAAGTAAATAACTTTCAAAATTATTTAGTAAAAATTCAATCAGAACAAGAGAAAAATCCAAGTAAAAAAAGGGAAATCCTATCAAATTTCGAAAACGCAAAAAATAATTTTGAGAAAAAATTGAAAGAGTTTAATACTTTCAAAACGATAGCAGTCGATTTTCACAATAGATTTGATGAGTTTAGAAAAAATATAGCTTTAAAAAAGGAGTTGGACATTTCTAAAATAGAAAAAGAAACCGCTAAAAATCAATTTATTAATGATTTAAAGGCATTAGAAATTAGAAAAAACGAAAAAGACAAAGAGCAAGAAAATGTAAAAATTTCTTTGAATTTTCATAATAATAAAAAGCCTATTTTCTTTTTCTTCCAAAAGTTGTTTAATACAGAAAATTATAAAAAATGGAACAATGAAATAAGTGAGATTTTAAGCGAATTTGATAGTATTTCATCGGAAATAAAGCAACTTAACTCTCAAATTGAGAAAAAGAGTTCTGAATTGAATATTGTTGAAAATCAACTAAAAAGCTTTCAAAATCAATTAAATCAAATTGAGAGATTTGAAAAAGAATATGAAAACTTAAAATCTCAACTTACCCAAGATTACAAAATTGAGGAAAAGAATCTTTTTGATGAAAAATTCTATGGTAAAGATTTGAAAGAAATTCATTTACTCTCTCCATATCATTCAGAATTTATAGCAAAACTTCGTAGTGAAATATTTTTAAATGCTCTCGAAGTTCATAAATATACAATTCTTAACAACGCCAAACAATTCAAAAATAATTTGAATTCTTTTTTTGAAATGATTACAGGTAGAGCGAAAATTGATGAAGAACTAATACAATCACTTTGGGATACTTTCTTTTTCTGTGTTCCAGTGGTTTCTACATCATTAGCTTCGGCAAGTAAATTGTTTCCTAATATGGCAAAAAATCAAATCGGATGGTTATTAATAGATGAAGCAGGACAAGCCACGCCTCAATCAGTTGCAGGTCTGATTCAACGCTCAAAACGATGTGTTATTGTAGGTGATCCAATACAAGTAGAGCCTGTGGTTACTATTCCCAAAACTTTGGTTGATGGATTGATAAAACATCAAAATATTGATTCTGTTTGGTCTCCATACAACGGTTCTGCTCAACAGTTAGCCGACAGAATTTCCAAATACGGAACACAAATGGGAGATGTTTGGACTGGATTTCCACTGAGAACCCACCGAAGATGTTTTAACCCAATGTTCGATATAGCCAATGAAATAGCGTACGAAAATCAAATGGTAAAAGGCACGAAAGATAAAAACGAACAAGAATATATTGGTGAATCTTATTGGTTTGATGTTGCTGGTAATGGTTCAGGAGATAGCCAAGTTATTAATGAGGAAATTGAATTACTCAAAGAAAAAATCAGTGAATTAAGAAAAACATATTTAGAGGATATTTATGTAATATCTCCTTTTAAAGCAGTTGCAGATAAATGCAGAGGAGCATTAAATAATTTCGAAAATGTTCAATGTGGTACGATTCACACATTCCAAGGAAAAGAAGCAGATGTAATATTCCTTGTTTTAGGAAGTCATCCAGATAAAGTTGGTTCTCGTCAATGGGCATCTACAAAACCTAATATGCTCAATGTAGCTCTTACTCGTGCAAAAAAACGCTGCTATGTGATTGGAAACAAAGAATTGTGGGGCCAACAACCTTATTTTAGTGTGATGGGAAAAGTGTTGAAAATGAAATAATATTGATATAAAGACCACATAGAAGCTAATGTTTTTATGTGGTTTAAGTATTTATAGAAACCCAAATATGTGTCAAGTGAATATCATCATTTGCTCTGTGAGCAATAGATCCTAATACACAAAAATCCAAATTTGACTCTTTTAATGATAACCTTTCGTCACTTTTCCAACTTGAATTGTCAGTTTCAGATAATTCAGTAATCCAATTATTTACCGTTGTATTCCAATAATTAAAATTTTCCTTTTCTACAAAACCTAATAAACCACATTTTTTTAAGCCCTTGCCGTGTTTTTCAGTTTTATAGCGTTCAATACCTCCGTTATTTTTACTTCCAATTACATATTCTTTTTCTCTATATTTTTCAGGAGCAGGTAATCGCTTAGCTTCTACTGAAAAAATAGAAGCAGTGGAGGCTCCCTCTTCATTAGGATAAAAGTAAAAATCTGATATACCTTTACTTTGATTGGTAATATCACGATAACTAGAGCTTACATTAAAAGGATAATTCCTATTTCTTATTAATATTTGAGTTTGTTCTACATAAGTTTGTGTAAAATCATCCTCATTCAAATTTTTCTTATTATAAAAATCTGAACGAAGATAGGATTTAAAGTTATTAACAGATTGTTTCATTATCTCCTTAATAAGAGAAATTTTACCAATATCTGAAATACTAATATTAGGAACTTGTTTATTATATAAATTTTCCTCTGCAATCATACTAATAACCTGCGTTTGAAAAATCAGAAAAACATTTATCTGCATCTCGGTAAGCCGTTAATGAAAGCCAATACCTATATTGATTTGGTTTTACAAAAACAATGGTATCTTTTTCAGGATATAATTTTATTATCCTATTTACCGATAAATAAACCGAAATATCGTTAGTTGTAAGTCCTTGAATGTCTAATTCAGACAAATCTTTATGGAATTTAGGTTCTGTATTTTCATTATCATACTTAAAAACAGTTGCTATTAATGAATTTTTCAACTGAACGACATCAGATAGTCTAAATTTATGGCTTTCGTTTTGATAAATCGTATTTAATGCTCGTGAAAATTCGGTTCCATAATTTGAAATAATGGAAAATAAATTATGCTGTTTTATTGGTTGTAAGGCTTTTGAATTTTCTCCATTTCGAAGAAACTTTTGAAAGAAATTCAATACATCCTCTACGATATTGTAATCAAAATCTGAAAGAAACTCTTCTGTTACATATCTTAAGTTATATAAGTCATAAGCAAGAATCGCAGTATTTCTATTTCCTAATAATTGAGCACTTTTAATTATAAATTGCAAAATGTAAAGTTTTTCATACTTAACTATATTGTTAAAAATAAATTCTAAAGATTTTAGGTCTTTGTTGGGAGAAGAAACTCCTACATATCTATTCTTAAAAACTAAATCCTCATTACTATTAATAGCTAAATTAATTATAGCTGAATCAATATCAATCGTTTCACTAATGATAAGGCTAGGTTTATGGTAAGGAAGAATATTATTAATTTTTATCATTTCCTCAGGAGAAATAGTTTCAATTTTATTTGCATCAATTTTTTTATTTATTATTCCCTTTAAAGAAATTAACCTCCTGTTTATATTAGTTGGATTATTTGATTTAGTTTTTAATGTTCCGTGCCCTTCTTGAATAGTATATCCCTTTGAAATTAAAAAAGATTTAAATAATGGGAGTTTTTCTAATTTCTCAAGTATTTTTTTTATTCTTCCGCCCCCGAGTAGATTTATTTTCCAAATAAACTCGTTATCTATTGCTGTTTGGCGATTGATAAAATGTAAATCATAATCATCTATTTCAAAAACTATTCGCTCTTTGGTTGCTTTTGTTCTCCTAAATGTTAAATGTAAAATATTTCTATAAAAATCTGGTTTTTCATTTCTAATAAATATGGCAGCAGATGCAACATCAGCACCATTATCCCAAAGTGATTTATTCCTTGCCAATGCTGTAAAATCTAATATTTGAACAACATTAAAATTACTAAACAAGATTTTTTTATATTCGTTGGAAGTGCTATTGTATAGCAATCCTGACGATTTTATAATCAAGGAAATCAATCCCTTAGGTTTTAAAAAACTGAATGATTCCGAAAGAAATTTTAACGCTATTTGTCCTTGTGGAATTTTTACTTTTTTATCCTCTACTTTCCAAATGTTTGAGTAACTAGAAATTGCACCTCTTACAAAAGGCGGATTTCCTATTACCAAATCAAATTTCTTATTTTCAATGGCTTTACATTCAAAAAAATCAGAATGAATTAAATTTGTTTTTGTTAAATCATCAAATTTCAATTCATTTAAAATTGTAATAGGATTCAATTCGTTACACAAAGCCAAACTCAAGCTGAATGATGCCAATCGTACTGCTTGTTCCTCTTTATCAACACCGTAAATGTTTTTCAAAATTGATTTTAAATCATCAATATTTGGAGTTGCCATATTATTTTGGAGTCGCCATATCTGCACTAATCGCTTAAAAGCCACTACCAAAAAAATTCCCGAACCACAAGCTGGGTCTAAAATCGTATATTCCTTTAAGTCAATGTTTTTATATTTTTTTAACGGAATACATTCATCAACCAATAATTTTGCTAGATGCGAGGGGGTATAATACAATCCTTTATCTTGTTTATCCTCTGCTAAAAACTCTTCATACAAACGACTGATCAACTCAACAGGAATAAACTTAAATTCAAAATACCTCCAATCGTTAAATTCTAATTCTAGTTGATTAGAATTCAAGTTTGTTTTATTAGTTGATAATAAATCAGCAAGAATAGACAAATCTAATTTTTTTAGATTATCTTCTTCTGCACTATCCCATCTAAATACATTTCCATTAAAATCTTTGTTTAAATCCGAAAGAAGTTCTACAAATTTACCTTGTTGTTTTAAAATATCACTAAAAGACAACGCATTATCGTATTTTTGAAAATATTTCTTTGATAATAATTCATTACCATTGCCATCAATGGTTTCTTCTAAATATTTTATCAGTATCGATTGAACAATTATCTTATTAACTATTTCAGTTGAAATAGTACTAAACTTAGTAGTTAGTTTTTTTGACACATAACGAATATTGTCAATCAATTTATCATAAGCAGAATTTTGGAATTTAAACTTATTTTTCAGTTCTTCTTCTTCCCAAAAAATTCCACTTTTTATTTTTACAGCAAATTGTTCATTATATAATTCGTGAACCTTTCCTGTTAGCTTTAACTCTTTTACTAAATATTCGGGTTTATATTCTTTTGTTATATGCTTTGTGCAGTCAAGAATTTTAATCTCCGTATTATAAAATATACAAGCCAATGGTGCTTCGCCACTGCTCCAGATATTAGTTTGAATTTGAGCTAGTTCGGATTCGTTTGTCTCTTCAAAATTTCTATCGGTAAAATCAAACAGATATACTTGAGGCTTGTAGCTTCCATTAAGTTGTTTTCGTAAATAGATAGCCGAAGCACTTAATTTTCGGGCCTTATCCAAATGAAATTGAATTTGAGGCTCTGCTAAGTTATCAGTATTATCTATTAAGTATAGGCAATCATCCTCTGTAGTAAATCCAAGATTTACTATGTTTTTTTTAAAAGTTAGGTAATGATTATCCATAATGAATACTTTTATACAACCCACAAAAATATAAAATAAAAATAATACAGCTAATAATTCTTGTTTAAAATATTTAATTATTCTTTCAATAAACTGAATGTCAGTGATATAAAAATATTTTTTTATAGAGTTTTTTAATTCCCTATCACACAAACTCCTCAATATCAAAATCTCCATTTGGCTGAGGAGTTTGTGGCAGTACGGCATCTAACAGCTGAGCTACTTTTAGGGAAGCCTCAGGTAGGGCTTTTTCAATTTCTTCCAATAGATTGGTACCAACCACTTTTTGGGCTAGTTCTCTGTTTTCTGTGGTGGAAGATGCATTTTGGCTTAGAAAATCGGCTACTTTTTCCAAATCCTCAAAAGACAAGCCTGTGGCAAAATCATTGTCTTGCTCAGAAGTTCGCATCGCTCGTAAATCCTCTTCTTCATCTTCAAAATCAGGCAGATTGCTTTCATTTTCCTGCTCAAACTCTGCTAAAATTGCCTGTTTTTCAGCCTCTGTTAATGGATTTTCTTGCTTTGTAGGTACAAATTTACTTTTCCCCATTATAGAAATATTTTGCTCGGGCTTTTCAGGTGTTTTTTTGCATTCGGGCAAGGGGTTGGAATATTTTTTCCGTTCGATTTTCAATGAAAATTTTTCCGATAATAACAGAAAAATAATCAGTATCAGCAGTATGATGATGAGTTTTTCCATAACTAAAAAATAGGTTTGTATTTTTCTTGAAAACTTTCGGTGATTTCTTGTTTATATTGCTCAAAATGAGCTTTTAAAACATTATCCAAATAAGTATAAATACTAATTTTGTCCTCACCGATAACTTGAACAATTCGAGCAATACGTTGATGGTATTCCGAGCGAATATACACAGACTTCCCTTCTCTTGCCGATGTATCCCCCTGCCTAAAAAATAGGGTTTCATACGAAAGATTATCGGATTTTACCTTTCGAGGCGATTCTTTTTTGGAAGCAGGTTTTTCGTTTGTCGTTTGAGGATTTTTCTCTTGCGTTTTTGAAAAAGCATCAACATCCGAAGAAGTCCCTGCCATCAGTTCCATCAGCTCGTTTTCATTGATAAGGGGGGTCTTTTCTTTCATAATAAATAGTGTATTTTATTGTAAATTACTGATTTATAGAGAAACGATTTGAATGAATTCCGTTATAAAATCGTCTAAATGACAACCTTTCATCAATCGTTCATCGGCAGGTAATAAAGTAGAACGAAACGCCCATTTTTGATTGTCTGTCCCGTCTTTACTAAAACGCTTACTATCAGAGATATAGGCATTCATCAGCGGTAAGTTCAAATCGGCAATTACCTTTTCGTAAATTTTATACAAAGGCGATTTTTCCCTACCATCGACCTGATTCCAAAACAGATGTACACTTTCAATGGCACTTTGGGTATTTTTAGCGATAATGTTGGAAAGGACTTCGGTAAAGCTCAGTGTACTTTCAATGACCACCCTGTCAGCGGTAATGGGTGAAAAAATATGGTGCATCTGTGAAAGCACTGTCAGCACCCCTGCCGTATTTACCGTACCGGGCATATCAAACAATACCACATCTATCTGAAAAGGATTTTCAGCAAGAAAAGATTGTGCCTTTTCAATGGCTTCATTGGGTTTACAGGTAATAATCGGATAGGCTTTTTTGTTAATTTGACTGAATTGCTTGTGAGCAGTATGTTTAAAATGTTCGTTTTGCATTACCGTTTTAAGGTCTTGCTCTCGCATACGACTCAGGCTATACTGCGGATAATCGCAATCCAAAACGGCTACATTGTATCCCATTCGATAGTGTAATAAACTCGCTACAAGTACGGTAAAAGTGGTTTTACCGACTCCTCCTTTTTGGGTAGAAAAACTGACAAATTTGGTGTTTTTGGCTTTCATATTTTTATGTGTTTATGTTTATATGTTTTTACAATTTTATGTACTTAGAGATTTGCATAAGTGCGTATCTGTATGTGTACTTATTTACGTGTTTACTTACGTACTTATATACAAAATCAAGTAATTGAGTATATATGTGTATATGTATGTATCTATATGTGTATTTCTGTAAGTAGATACGTACTTATCCAAATATTTACACATATACACAAATGAGTAAGTGTGTAAGTATTTACGTTTGCAGATAATCACATAGGTATTATCGTATTTGCTTACGTACGTATGTACATATGTAAGTACGTTGGGACGTAGCTACGTAGCTACATACATATGTATGTGCGTACAAAGAAACATACACAATTACACACGTATTTACATAAGGAAGTCTTTGGCATTATAAGGCATTCAATGGCAAGGAATGATATACCTGCTAAATGATTGAAATTCGGTTGTTTTGCACAAAAACAAAAGACAATGATTTTGGACGGATTTTCTTTCTTTTTCAAAGCTAACTTTAATGCGACCGATAGGAGCATTTTCTGTTCACCCGAACAGAGCAAGTTGTGTTTTGAGGCACTCTAAGGCGTATTAGTGCCTCAAAACCACTTGTCCTTGCAGGAAGCCTAAAACCCCTCCAAAGTCGTGGTTTTATTTGACTTACTACTGAATTTATGAAAGATACTTTAAATACAGAAAACACCCATTATCATCGCAATAATGGACGCAATAAGAAATTAAATCCGACTACACATCGGTATGTATTTCGGTTAAATGATGAAGATAACGCCAAATTTCTTTCCTTATTTGAACAATCAGGAATGAAAATCAAAGCTCATTTTATCACTTCGGTATTATTTTCCAAAGAAATCAAAAGTGTAAAAATCGATAAATCAGTAATGGATTTTTATATCAAACTCACCGAACTCTACGGACAATTTCGGGCAGTGGGCGTGAATTACAATCAGATAGTAAAGATTTTGTATCGCAATTTTTCCGAAAAGAAAGCTGCTGCCTATCTGTTTAAACTCGAACAACAAACCGCTCAAATGGTAGCTATCTGCAAAGAAATTATGGCTATTTCACAACAATTAGAACAACATATCACTGAAAAAAACACAAAAAATGGTCGCTAAAATACATCGAGGAAGCAATCTTTTGGGAGTGCTTCTGTACAATCATAACAAATTAGACAAGCAAGAAGCTACGATTTTACACACTCAAAACATCATTCAGCCTGTCAATGGAAACATAGGGACATCGGAAATTATCCGTTCTTTTGCTCCGTATTTGTTTGCCAATCAAAAGACCGAAAAGCCAATTCTGCACATATCCCTCAATCCCAATCCAAAAGATGCCGTGTCTGATGAAGTTTTTGTAAAAGTAGCACAACAATATATGCACGAAATGGGGTGGGGTAAGCAACCCTTTGTGGTGTATAAACATTCGGATATTGAACGAGAACATATTCATATCGTATCGCTTGGCATTGATGAAAGCGGCAAAAAAATAAACGATTCATTTGAAAAAATCCGCTCAATGAAAGTGTGTAGAAATATTGAAAATGAATTTGGACTCACCCCTGCTATTGCTAATAAAAAAGGAGTGGAATTAGAAAATGATTTTGAGCTTACACAAAAGGAAAATCATCTTGCAACGCTCAAAGTGGACTACACTCAAAACGAAGTAAAAAAACAGATTGCTTCGGCAGTTAGGCAGGTCATAAAAAACTATCAGTTTCAGTCTTTTGGAGAATACACGGCTTTGCTTAGTAGATTTAATGTAGGCATCGAAAAAGTAGAAGGCGAATTGCAGGGTACATTCAAAAAAGGGTTGGTTTATTTTGCTTTGGACGAAAACGGCAACAAGGCAAGTCAGCCTTTTAAAGCCTCCAAAATGGTAAAATCCTTGGGACTTCCTTTTTTAGAAAGGCAATTTCAAAAACATTTGAACTTTCATAAAACACAGGACACGGATTTTCTAAAAGGTGAAATTTTAAATGCCCAACATTCCACTCAAAGTACAAAGGATTTTGTAAAAATGTTAAACACGAAAAATATAGATGTTGTCATACGAAAAAATACCGAAGGACGGTTGTATGGTATCACTTTCATAGACCATAATTCACAATGCGTATATAACGGCTCTCGGCTTGGAAAAATATTTTCTGCCAATAGTTTTGACTTATGGGAAAAACAAGTGGAAAGTAACAAAAAACAAGAAATCAAGAATCAAGGTGGCAAGAATCAAAGAATACATAGCAAGGAACAAAAACCAAGTAATCAATCTATTAGAGAAGAAAGTAATAACCATTTTTCTATTGATTTTCAATGTAATGAATCCTACCAAAAAGATTTTGGAACAGATTCGGCATTACATAGTTTTTTGAATTTATTTTCATTGGATACACAAGCCGTTAATTACGAGGAAGAAAGTTTTATCCGACAAATGCAACGAAAACGCAAAAAGAAATCTAAAAGAATCACCTCTTAATCCTTTCCCTCTTTCTATTTTTTTAATGTTTCAATTTTTTAATTTTTTAATCTTTTAATTCTTTAATATTTGAATGTTTTAATCTTTTAATCCTTTAATCTAAACTGAATAAATATGCAAAACGATGATGATTTAAGAGCTTTTGCCAAAATTATGGCATTTATGAGAGCGGTAAGTATTTTGATAGTGCTAATGCACTTGTATTGGTATTGTTACGGCTTTTTTCAAGCCGAAAAATGGATTTTAAATGTAGTGGATAAAATCCTTGCCAATTTTGAGCGAACGGCGGGACTTTTTTCACATCCACTATATACCAAATGTTTTGCTCTTGTGTTATTAGCATTGAGTTGTTTAGGAACCACCGGTGTTAAAAACGAAAAAATCACTTGGCGGAAAATTCATATGGCGTTGATAGTAGGTGTTTTATTTTTCTTTGGAAACTTTTGGATTTTATACCTAAAAGCTTCCCGCTTCTCTTGTGGCGTTTTTCTATATTTTTACCACAGCCATTGGGTATATTTCACTACTGATGGCAGGTTCGTGGATGAGTCGTTTATTAAAAAACAACCTGATGGACGATGTCTTCAACAACGAAAACGAATCTTTTATGCAGGAAACACGGTTAATGCAAAATGAATACTCTATCAACCTGCCTACACTTTTCTATTATCAGAAAAAATGGAACAAAGGTTGGATAAATGTAGTCAATCCCTTTCGGGCAACCATCGTGTTGGGAACGCCGGGGTCAGGAAAATCCTATGCCATTGTCAATAATTACATCAAACAACAAATCGAAAAAGGATTTGCTATGTACATCTATGACTTCAAATTTGATGACCTTTCTACCATTGCCTATAATCATTTGTTAAAACATTTGGACAAATACAAAGTACCTCCTAAGTTCTATGTAATAAACTTTGACGACCCCCGAAAAAGCCATCGCTGTAACCCCATCAATCCCGATTTTATGACGGATATTTCCGATGCCTATGAAAGTGCCTATACCATTATGTTGAATCTGAATCGTTCGTGGATACAAAAGCAAGGTGATTTTTTTGTAGAATCACCCATTATCCTTTTAGCGGCTATTATTTGGTTTTTAAAAATATATGAAAACGGAAAATATTGTACTTTTCCGCACGCCATCGAACTACTAAACAAACCTTATGCCGATGTTTTTACGATTTTGACTTCCTACCCTGAATTAGAAAATTACCTTTCGCCCTTTATGGATGCGTGGCAAGGCGGAGCACAAGACCAACTACAAGGACAAATCGCTTCGGCTAAAATTCCGTTATCGAGAATGATTTCGCCACAGCTCTATTGGGTAATGACAGGCGATGATTTTTCATTGGATATTAACAATCCCAAAGAACCTAAAATCCTTTGTGTAGGTAATAATCCCGACAGGCAAAACATCTATTCGGCAGCTTTGGGGCTTTACAATTCCCGGATCGTAAAACTCATCAACAAAAAAGGACAACTCAAATCTTCCGTGATTATTGATGAGCTTCCCACCATTTATTTCCGTGGATTGGATAATCTTATCGCCACCGCACGAAGCAATAAAGTAGCCGTGTGTTTGGGATTTCAGGATTTTTCACAGCTTACCCGTGATTACGGAGATAAAGAAAGTAAAGTAATCCAAAATACCGTAGGTAATATTTTCAGTGGACAAGTGGTAGGAGAAACTGCCAAAACACTATCCGAACGTTTCGGGAAAGTATTACAACAACGCCAATCCAAAACCATCAATCGCAATGATGTTTCTACCTCCATCTCCACGCAATTGGATAGCTTAATTCCTGCTAGTAAAATTTCCAATCTTACACAGGGAATGTTCGTAGGAGCTGTATCCGACAATTTTGACGAGCGTATCGACCAAAAGATTTTCCACGCTCAAATTGTAGTGGATAATCAAAAAGTAAGTGCCGAGATGAAAAATTATCAGAAAATTCCACAGATTCTATCCTTTGTAGACGAAGATGAAACGGATAAAATGCAAGAACAAATACAAGCCAATTACAAGCAAGTGAAGTTAGACATCGTAGAGCTCATCAAAAACGAACTTGAACGCATCGAAAACGACCCTGATTTGGCTCATTTAGTGAGCAAAGAGGAGGAGTAATATAATGAAAGGAAGCTGTTCTTTTGAACAGCTTCCTTTCAGTTTTTAAACCAGCAGGGTTTATTCTAGCTTAGATTCAACTAACAAATGCAACTTTTAGAAAGGATGAAATATTTTTTTTCAGAAAAGAGAAGAGAAAAACCTCTTCCCTTTTGCTGAAATGGAAAAAATTCTCATCTTGCTCCTCGTCCAAAAATCACAACAATGAGTCATTTAACCCAAGAGCAAAGATACAAAATTCAAATATTACTTGAACAAGGCTTTTCACAAAGTTACATCGCCAAAGAAATAAATCGCGATAAGTCTGTTGTAAGTAGAGAACTGAAAAGGAATTCAGATCGAAGGAACGGTGTTTATAAAGCACAATTAGCGGAAAAAAATATGCTTATAGACAAAAGACTAAAAGGAAAAACATACGATTAACCCCTGAAATACAGAAAGATATAGAGAGTTTGCTCAGAGAAGATTATAGCCCAGAGCAAATCGTTGGATTCAGAAAACTCTTAGGAAAAGATTGTGTGTCAATAGAGCGAATTTATCAGCATATTTGGGCAGACAAAAAGAAAGGAGGAGACCTATATACCCATTTGAGAACAAAGGGAAAAAAGTATCGAAAACGAGGAGCTAAAAAAGACAAAAGAGGTCAAATACCCGATAAAGTGAGTATTGAAAATCGTCCAAAAATAGTTGATGAAAAAATTAGAATTGGTGATATAGAAATAGACTTAGTAATTGGCAAAAATCACAAAAAAGCTATTTTAACAGCAAATGATAGAGTAACGGGAAAAGCCAAATTGGCGTTATTGCAATCAAAATCATCAGAAGAAACTAAACAAAAAGTCATTGAAATTCTAAGCCAATGGAAGCCATTTTTAAAAACAATCACCTCTGATAATGGAAAAGAATTTGCCTTACATAAGGAAATTGCCACATCATTAGAAATAGATTATTACTTTGCAAGGCCTTATCATAGTTGGGAAAGAGGTTCTAATGAAAACCTAAATGGACTTATAAGACAGTATTTTCCAAAGGATTACAATTTTAATTTAATCACAGAAAAAGACATAAAATATGTAGAAGAAAAACTAAACAATAGACCAAGAAAAAGATTTGGATTTTTGACTCCAAATCAAGTACATTTACAAAATATTAACCACGAGGATAAAGTTGCATTTATAACTTGAATCCGCCTTTT
Coding sequences within it:
- the mobB gene encoding conjugal transfer protein MobB, encoding MVAKIHRGSNLLGVLLYNHNKLDKQEATILHTQNIIQPVNGNIGTSEIIRSFAPYLFANQKTEKPILHISLNPNPKDAVSDEVFVKVAQQYMHEMGWGKQPFVVYKHSDIEREHIHIVSLGIDESGKKINDSFEKIRSMKVCRNIENEFGLTPAIANKKGVELENDFELTQKENHLATLKVDYTQNEVKKQIASAVRQVIKNYQFQSFGEYTALLSRFNVGIEKVEGELQGTFKKGLVYFALDENGNKASQPFKASKMVKSLGLPFLERQFQKHLNFHKTQDTDFLKGEILNAQHSTQSTKDFVKMLNTKNIDVVIRKNTEGRLYGITFIDHNSQCVYNGSRLGKIFSANSFDLWEKQVESNKKQEIKNQGGKNQRIHSKEQKPSNQSIREESNNHFSIDFQCNESYQKDFGTDSALHSFLNLFSLDTQAVNYEEESFIRQMQRKRKKKSKRITS